In the Burkholderia multivorans ATCC BAA-247 genome, GCCCGTATACAGGCAATTCTGCGAGAGGTCATTGTGGAGCTCTGTAAGCGCGAGCCGGACAGTGTGCGTGTCGCTGACGACGGCGAGCACGCACGCTTTTGAATTCGGCCGCGATCTACTCGAACAGGCGCGGGTCGGTCGAGCAGGGTGATACGCCGGAATATGCTGTGCGGTGCTGAAACTGCCCGACTGGAAACTGCTGTCGCGGGGCGCACGCGATCTAGATCATGGCAGCCAGCCGCGGGCCAGAGAGCGGTTGATGATCAATCAAATCGCGTTCAAGACGACCTAATAATTAAGGAATGCATATGACAATCTCATTTTCTCTCGATGCCGGCGACGGCGGCGTAGTAACTCAACAGAGCACGTTCGGCGGCGGAAGCGCCAACAGCTTCTCCGGCGGCTTGGGCGCGAGCGGACAGTCCAGCGGAGTTCTCGCGGGCGGCGGCTACGCGTTGCATTACGGGCAGCAGGTCGCCTCGCGAGCCCTCGGCACTATCGACGCCCTGAATAAGCTGACGGGCGGAATCCTCCAGTCGTATATCGACAAGCAGAAGAAGATTCAGTACGCCGAGGGTATGGCCCAAGCGGCGCAGGGCAAGAGCCTCATCGAGATCGAGAACGATCAGCCGTGGTACACCAAGCTGTACGGCCCGGACGCGACGGTGCAGGGCGCTCAGGCGTTCAACATGGCGGCTGCTATGCAGGAAGCGCAGTCGCAGTTCATGCAGGCGATGCCGCAGCTCCGGGAGAAGTCGCCCGATCAGGTGCGTGCGTACATCGTCGACAAGATGAGCCAAGTGCAGAGCACCGGCGATGCGGCGTTCGATGCGATGGTGCAGCAGGGGCTCGCGGAGCAGCTCCCGAAGATGCTCAGCGCACACATGAGCCAGTACATGCAGTACACGCAGGAGCAGGCGTACAACGGCTTCACGAACCTCGGGACGACCGGCGCGCAGGCGCTGCAAGACACGCTCAAGGCGAACAACAACCTGAAGCCCGAGGACATCGAACAGGCGCACGCCGAGTACACGAACCTGCTCCAACGCCCGGACAACATGACGACTGAGGCGTGGTACAGAGGGCTGCGCGACATCGCGCTCAGCTCGGCGCAGAACGGCAACTTCCAAGCCGTGCGGGCGATCAAGGCCATGCCGGCGTGGGAGGCAATGCCTACCGAAATGAAGGACAACCTCACCGCGCAGATTCCGAGGCTGGAAGCGGAATGGGCGAACAAGAATCCCGCAGCACGCAACATCTTCAACTCTCGTGCACAGTTGCAGTGGAGTCTGCGCTCCGGGGCAACGGGATTCGACTCGTCGCCGGAAGGCCACGCCAAGCTGGATGCGACGATGGATGTGATTGAGGATTCTAATCGCCAGCTTAACGGTGATACCCCTCCGGTGTACGATAACGCGCAGCGGGCGACGATGCACACGCTGCTCGATGCCGGCAACGCCATCGCTCTGCGGAAGGCGGAGGCGCTCGCGCAGAAGCAGGCGGACTACGACGCAGGCGTGCAGTATGCGACCGAGGCGATGAACTCCAACTCGTTCGCCAAGTACGAGAACCTGCCGTTCCCGCCGGGCTCCCGCGAGCAGGCGGCGGACACGCTGTTCCAGAAGGCGACGAGCCCGCAGTACGCGCAGCAGGCGGACGCGCAGAAGAATATGTGGGACAAGCTCAGTACTGCGGCGCACTACCCGAACTATCAGTCCCCGGCGCTGAAGCAAGTGCTCACGCAACAGCTCGCTGCGCTGCTATCCGGCAACGGCCCGGCCACGCCGGACATGCAGACTGCGCTCCAGTACGCCTCGAACCTGCTGCAAGGACCGGGCGGGGTCGAGGCAGTGCAGGCGTACGTCGGACCGGCTGCGCCTAAGGTGATCGCGCTTCTGAACAGCGGCATCGATATCATGGACCCGGAGCAGCTCAAGCAGCAACGGCACTTGATCGCTTATTCGCAAGGCGCAGTTGCTACACCACAGGACGTGAAGCTGGCGGCCGACATGGTGACGAAGGCCGATCCGGGCTGGTTCAAGCGGATGGTGCCGTGGGCCGGCAACGATGCGTTGACGCCGTTCAACCTCACGGACGGGAACAAGCAGCAGCTTGCCGCGCACGTCGCCCCGATCATCGCGCAGTACAAGACCGCATACCACATGAGCGACGATCAGGCCGCGCAGGCCGCGTTCGGTCAGGTGATGCGTAACGCGGACTTCGTGCCGGGTGCGTTCATCCTGCACAACGAGGCGCTCGGGCAGGAATCGTTCGCAGCCGCGGTGAATGCGCGCTATCCGGGCATGGGCGTGCAGACCACGCACGTATACCAAGACGCCGTGCAGTACGCCATCGATGAGCAGATTAAGAAGGCGGGCGGCGATCCCAAGGACTGGAAGGTCACGTCCGGCGAGAACCTCGGTAACGGCCTCATGACGCTGTTCATGACCGGGCCGAGCGGCGCAATCAAGCTCATCAACATCTCGGCAGATACCGTCGGTAAGCGCATCAAGGACACCTACGGCAACAAGCCCGAGCACGCCGACCAAGACCTCGGCCTCTCCAGCAAGAACGCTTGGGGCTGGGCTTACTAAACGCGTAGCGGCAGCAGCTTCTCACGAGGCTGCTGCCTCATGCGCGTTCAACATTTTAGGAAAGCATATGAATTACGTAGGACCAGTTGGACAAGCTCGCCGAGAACGACCGCGTTATCGGCGCGCCGCTGGGCGCGAGCGCAGCGCAGATTTGGCAGGAGTCGCGGAACAACCCGAACGCGGTCTCGCCGAAGGGCGCGCTTGGGTACGCGCAGGTGATGCCGAAGACGCTGGCGAAGGTTGAGACAGCGCTGGGCCGTCGCCTCGATCCCACGAACTTCGACGACTCGCTGCAAATCCAGCGGTACATCATGACGCAGAACATGCAGCGCTTCGGGAACTACAACGACGCTCTGCGTGCATACAACTCCGGCTGGGACCCGGAGAAGTGGAACAACGACGAAACGAACGCGTACGTGTCCGCGATCACGGGTGAGGATGGCGTCAGCGCCTCGGGCCGACCCTTCGTGGCACCCGGCACGGGTAAGGGCATGCAGCTCAAGCCGGACCCGATCACGCTGGCGCTCCAGCGTCGCGCTAACGCCCAGCCGGTGGCGGACGAACTGGCGGACGGTACTGCGTTCGACGAGACGCCGCTTCGCAACTCGCTGGACAATATGGCCCTCGAAGACGCAGCGACGGCGGAGGCGGCTGCCGGCATCCGAGCGCTGAGCGAGAAGGCGGGCTTCGTCGAGTCGTTCGTACAGGCTGCTCATTGGGATACACTCGCCGGACGCCTGCAAGACGCATGGCAGGCCGGTGCAGATGATCCGAGTTGGAGGATGAGCGATGCTCAGAAGCAGTACGTGGCAACGGAAGCGCCCGAGATTTGGGCTGACGACCATCTCCGCGATTACGTCGGCGGTGCGCGCTCGCAAGCTGACTACGAACGCCGCCTCGGGCTCGCCCAGCAGCAAGCGGACTTCCAACGCCGCGCAGCCAACTCAGGTTGGACTTCGACTGCGGGCCAGTTGCTCGCAGGCGCAGGTGATCCGGTCATGCTGGGCGCAACAATTGGCGCAGGCGCAATTGCGAACGCGGCTCGTGCGGCATTCGCGATTCGCGCAGCGGAGGGCTTCGGCGCAGTAGCGGGCTCGATGGCCGAGGGCGCAGCAGGCAACATGCTCGCCTCGGCGGCTATCACCCGGATGGACAACGGCGGCGATAACTGGCCCGAGCTGTTCCGGCAGGGCGTGCTCGGTGCGCTGCTGGGCGGGCCGGGGCGCGCAGCCGCTCCGGGCCGCCTCGTAGCCAAGTCCGAAAACAGCGCGACGCCACTTCGGAAGTCACTGGACAAGAGGAGTCTAGAAGAGGGTGCTGCCACTGCGTCGGCGCCGAGCATCGGAGATACCAG is a window encoding:
- a CDS encoding lytic transglycosylase domain-containing protein, which encodes MDKLAENDRVIGAPLGASAAQIWQESRNNPNAVSPKGALGYAQVMPKTLAKVETALGRRLDPTNFDDSLQIQRYIMTQNMQRFGNYNDALRAYNSGWDPEKWNNDETNAYVSAITGEDGVSASGRPFVAPGTGKGMQLKPDPITLALQRRANAQPVADELADGTAFDETPLRNSLDNMALEDAATAEAAAGIRALSEKAGFVESFVQAAHWDTLAGRLQDAWQAGADDPSWRMSDAQKQYVATEAPEIWADDHLRDYVGGARSQADYERRLGLAQQQADFQRRAANSGWTSTAGQLLAGAGDPVMLGATIGAGAIANAARAAFAIRAAEGFGAVAGSMAEGAAGNMLASAAITRMDNGGDNWPELFRQGVLGALLGGPGRAAAPGRLVAKSENSATPLRKSLDKRSLEEGAATASAPSIGDTSKKLAY